The following coding sequences are from one Mytilus trossulus isolate FHL-02 chromosome 8, PNRI_Mtr1.1.1.hap1, whole genome shotgun sequence window:
- the LOC134681956 gene encoding uncharacterized protein LOC134681956, with product MDSATLPSKAILRQKIKQTESDFITYCCIIMNNKLLIADFNSNGLIVQNMDGTRENRFNLSSKPFNLTVIDKEHVGITYSDNNVSTDRIAILNTITKEEEKFGKCTLTPEGIACYNDDVYVLSMDNRLEVMRKEGNIVRTISLPNIKRVSTLIIEDGKLFIGEPMFHARGSVTPSINCLDLDGKLIWEFNDDEGEISNPFSMALDGKGNVYVCDVYAHIVVVISSDGKHYRKLLSEVDGMQSPIGVMWDKQTDCLLVCNENGEIFFYDIE from the exons ATGG ACTCGGCAACGTTACCATCTAAAGCCATATTGCGCCAGAAGATAAAGCAGACAGAGAGTGATTTCATAACTTACTGTTGTATAATTATGAACAACAAGCTATTGATTGCTGATTTTAATTCTAATGGTTTAATTGTGCAAAATATGGACGGAACTCGTGAAAATCGTTTCAATTTGTCAAGTAAACCATTCAATTTAACAGTCATCGATAAAGAACACGTTGGAATCACTTATTCTGACAATAACGTCAGTACAGACCGTATTGCCATTTTAAACACGAttacaaaagaagaagaaaagttTGGGAAATGCACCTTAACGCCTGAAGGAATAGCATGTTACAACGATGACGTCTATGTCCTTTCTATGGACAACCGTCTAGAAGTTATGAGAAAGGAAGGAAATATAGTGCGCACTATCTCGCTTCCGAATATCAAACGTGTTTCGACCCTCATAATTGAGGATGGTAAATTATTTATAGGTGAACCTATGTTTCACGCGCGTGGGTCTGTAACTCCTAGCATTAACTGTTTAGACTTAGACGGGAAACTTATTTGGGAATTTAATGATGACGAAGGCGAAATATCTAACCCGTTTTCTATGGCATTAGATGGGAAAGGAAACGTTTATGTTTGCGACGTGTATGCGCATATTGTTGTCGTTATTTCATCCGATGGAAAACATTACAGGAAACTTTTGTCGGAAGTTGACGGAATGCAATCGCCAATAGGGGTGATGTGGGACAAACAAACTGATTGCTTATTAGTTTGTAATGAAAAtggtgaaatatttttttatgacattgagtaa